The nucleotide sequence GGCGTGGTCGAAGAACTGCCCGACGGCGGGTTTGACCATTTTGCGGGAGAGGGGGAGGAGTATGGGCGCGGGGGTTGGTGAGCCGCCGCTGACAGAGCGGGGGACGGCGGATCTGGAAGCTTGGCGCACGACGACTCGGTCTCCGGGAGAAACCCGGGCCTTGGGGCGATTGTTGGGCAAGATGGCGAAGCCTCAGACCTCGGTATGCCTCTTTGGAGATCTGGGAGCGGGCAAAACCACTTTTGTCAAGGGATTGGCCGAGGGCCTGGGGATTTCCGGGCCGGTAACCAGTCCGACCTTCACGATTGTGTCCGAGTACCAGGGACGGTTGCCGTTGTACCACGTAGATGTCTACCGGCTGGGGGAGGCGGCGGCAGAAGAACCCCTGGGGTTGGAAGAATATTTTGAAGGAAATGGGGTGGCGGCGGTGGAATGGGCGGAATGGGTGGAACCCCTTCTGCCCGACGACCGTCTGACCATTCGGATCGAGCGCGCCGGGGAGGCGAACGCCCGGGTGGTTGAGATGGCGGCCTCGGGTCCCCGGCATCGCGCCTTGCTCCGGGAGGTGATTCGGCGATGGTCCGACTGGCAATCGACACCGCGACAGCAGCCTTGAGCATGGCGGTGGAGGAGTCGGGAAGCATCCTGGCGGAAGCGGTGCTACAGCTGGGAAGGGATCACTCGGTGTACATTCTACCCTGGCTGGAGAGGGTGTTGGCCGGGGCCGGGAAAGGACCGGCCGATCTGAACCGGGTCGTTGTCGGAGTGGGGCCCGGTTCTTACACAGGGGTCCGGGTGGGGGTGACTGTGGCGAAAACCCTGGGGTGGGCACTGGGGATTCCGGTGGTGCCGGTGTCCACTTTGTCGGGCTTGGCCGGGCGCGGGCGATTCTTTGACGGTGTGGTCGTGCCGATGGTGGACGCTCGGCGGGAGCGGGTATACGCGGCCTGGTTTACCGGGGGAAGGAAAGGCGGTGTGGTGAGGGAGTCTCCGGATCGAGTGTGGCCGGTGGCGGAGTTGGCTGAGCGGCTGGCTGAAGACGGGCGGGCGGTGCTCGCCTTGGGGGATGGCGGGATGAGGTATGCGCCGATATGGAGAGAGCGGCTGGGAGGCCGGTTGCGGCTGGCGCCGCCGGACCAGTTCGGGGTCCGGGCTGCCGATTTGTTGGCCGCCGAGGAAGCGTCCGGTGACCAAGGCCCTCTTCTTGGCAATGCGGTTCACGGGCTTGTGCCCCAATATCTTCAATTAGCAGAGGCGGAAGCGCGATGGCGGGATCGTCAGCACTGATCATTCGTCCGATGCGCACCACCGATCTCGACCGCATTCAGGAAATTGAACGGGCCTCGTTTACAGTGCCTTGGTCCCGGAACGCCTTCTACGGCGAATTGGCGGACAACCATTTTGCCCGATACATTGTGGCCCAGCGCGGGGATTTGGTGGTGGGTTATGCGGGGATGTGGCTCATTCTCGATGAAGCGCACATTACGAACATCGCGGTTCACCCTGCGGCGAGGAGGCAGCACGTGGGGGAAACGCTGTTGCGCTATGCCATGGCCTATGCCCGAAGCCAGGGCGCCATGCGGATGACTCTGGAGGTGCGTGTATCCAACGCCCCTGCCCAGCATCTGTATCGCAAACTGGGATTTACCGCCAAGGGTGTGCGCCGGGGCTATTATACAGATAATCACGAAGACGCCATCATTATGTGGGCAGAATTGGCGCAGTTCGACGGCCGGATCGACCCGGAAGCAGAGGCGGGAGCGGCGGCCCCGGGAGACTCCGTCCCCGGTTTCGGACGCGAGGTCCGTGGCCCAGGGCCAGGGGTGAAATCGTCTCCAGGGAAGAATGATGGGGAGCGGGAGAAGAGTGCCGAGGATCGACGGGAGGGTAGGCGTCCCGGGGATGCCGGCGAAGTTTGAACGGGGCACGAGGGCTTTCGGGAACGCGAGTACGAAAGGGGTGAAACGAGGCATGGAGCGGACGATGGACGGGGCTGCGGTGGCGGGAAAAGATTCCGCTTTGCTCGGGAAGACCGGGGCTGAGGTCAGGGAGGGGGATCGAGAGAAAGGTCTCATTCTGGCTGTGGAGACCAGCTGCGACGAAACGGCGGCGTCGGTGGTGGAGGGGGGCACCCGCATCCGCTCCAATATCGTGAGCTCCCAAATCGCGATTCACCGGCGGTTCGGAGGGGTCGTCCCGGAGGTGGCCTCCCGGGGGCATGTGGAACAGATTACGGCCGTTATGGCGGCAGCACTAGAGGACGCCGGGGTGCACCCCCGGGATTTGGCCGCCGTGGCGGTCACCTACGGTCCCGGGTTGGTGGGGGCCCTGCTGGTTGGGCTCATGGCGGCCAAGACTTTTGCGTGGGTTCACGGTCTACCCTTAATTGGCGTTCACCACATCGTCGGTCACCTGTTTGCCCATCGTCTCGCCGGCGGCCCGGAACCGCCATGGCTCGCCTTGGTCGTTTCCGGGGGACATACCGAGTTGATTCATATACCGAATGACCACACCTTCGAGGTGCTGGGGCGGACCCGGGACGACGCCGCCGGGGAAGCTTTCGATAAGACGGCCAGGGCCTTGGGGTTGCCGTACCCGGGAGGGCCCCAGATCGACGCTTTGGCAAGCTCCGGGGACCCGGAGCGATACGCCTTTCCGCGTAGCTGGCTGGAGGAGGATTCGTTAGATTTCAGTTTTAGCGGTCTGAAGACAGCCGTTTTGAATCTGTTAAATGACGCCCACCGGCGCGGTGATGAGGTGCGCCCGGAGGATGTGGCGGCGTCCTTCCAGGCAGCGGTGGTGGAGGTGTTGGTGGAGAAAACTGTCCGGGCGGTTCGGAGATACCCAGGAGTGCCGGTGGTGGTGGCTGGAGGGGTGGCGGCCAACTCCACCTTGCGCCGCGAAATGGACCGCCGGGCGGAAGAAGAAGGATTTCTCTGGTCGGCGCCTCCCTTGGCTCTGTGTACAGACAATGCGGCGATGATCGCGGCGGCGGCTTGGCCTCGACTGAGTCGCGGGTGGTTTCACGGTATGGATCTGAATGCCCGGGCGAACTTGGGGCTCGAGGCCTGGGCGGCGGGAGATGGAGTGGCGGCGTTCCCGCCGCATGATCCGCCGGATGGGAGGCGTCGCCACTGAGTCACTGGGGGTTGGGGTCCGGACACGGGGGGGGATCCGTATGGACAAAGGAGCGTGGAGGCGCCGGCTGCTTCAATGGCGGGATGACCTGGGGGCCAGGGATCGCGAGAAACGGGAAGCCGCTTTGGCCGCCTGGGCGACTCGTTGGCTGGGGGGGATGCCCCCGGGGATCCTCATGGCCTACGCAGCCATTCGTTCTGAAGTGAACCTGAAATCGGTGGTGGAGTGGGCATGGAACCACGGATGGACCGTGGCCTTTCCTCGGGTGGAAGAATCCCATCGCATAAGCGCTGTGGCGGCGGACAGCTGGGAAGCGCTTTCCCCCGGGGCCTTCGGGATTCCAGAACCGACAGGGCCGGCCCTGAGTCCCGGAGATCTCGACGTGATCGTCGTGCCTGGGGCAGCTTTCGATCGGCTCGGGCGACGGCTCGGGTATGGGCAAGGATTTTATGACCGATTCCTGCCCCAGGTGCCCCAGGCTAAAGTCGTGGGCGCAGCTTTTGCCGAACAATGGGTGGATGCGTTGCCGGCAGATCCTCACGATGTACCCGTGCAGTATGTGCTGACCGAATACGGGGTGTGGTCGGTCCAAGACCGGGGATTTGTGGATCTTGGCGGCGGTACAACAGGAGAGCGGGGATAGGGGTAAGACCGGCGCCCCGGCCCCGCGAGGCGCGAGTGCTTGAAATAGCTGGATATGTTTCAAGCAACGGTAGGCTGGGAGGAAAGGGGCGACCCGGGTGGAGGCACCTCAAGACCAACCGAAAACTTTCGTCGAACACCTGGCGGAGTTGCGAAAACTCCTCATTCAAACCCTAATCGTGTTTGTGATCGCCCTGGGGGTCGCGTTTTCTTACGTGGACCGCGTGCTGGTGTGGCTGGAAATCCCCGCCGTGCGGGCCGGGCTCGGCCGCCCCATGGTCCTGGGAGCCGGGGAGGTGGTGCGGGTCTATTTTATGTTGGCGGGTGTCACCGCACTGGGGGTCACGCTTCCGTTCCTGTTATTGCAGATCTGGAGGTTTGTCGCCCCGGGTCTGACCCCCCGGGAGCGGCGGGCTGCCCTGGCTTACATTCCCATGGCTTTGTTCATCTTCCTCGCCGGGGTATCTTTTGGATATTTTTTGGTCTTTCCCACGGTGTTTCGATTTCTCATCCGTTTGGGGGCGGAGCAATTTAACGTCCAGATCACCGCGGGAAACTATTTCGGCTTCATGATCAACCTCATCGTGCCCCTGGGGCTGGTTTTTGAATTGCCGCTAGTGACCATGTTTCTAACGCGGTTAGGCATTGTGACTCCGGCTACCTTGGGCAAAATGAGAAAATACGCATACCTCGTGTTAGTGATCATCGGGGCGATGATCACCCCCCCAGACTTCGTCTCCCACCTCAGTGTCACGATTCCTATGATTCTTCTATACGAACTCAGTGTGACCGTCTCAAAATGGGTTTGGGCGAGGCGACAAAAAAATCCCGACGACCCGGTTGAAAACTGAAATGGGATCCATTAATATAGAGGGTGGCGTTAGCACTCGGGTAAAGCGAGTGCTAACAACATCGCAACGGAAACTTTACGTGAGGAGGGTCTTGCATGATCAAGCCGCTGGCAGATCGCGTCGTGATCCGTCCGGTTGAAAAGGAAGAAAAGACCGCGAGCGGGATCGTCCTACCCGATACCGCCAAGGAGAAGCCCCAAGAGGGGGAAGTGGTGGCGGTGGGCCCCGGTCGCATGGAAGAAGGGCGCCGGGTTGAGATGGAAGTGAAGGTGGGCGACCGGGTGATCTATTCGAAGTACGCCGGAACTGAAGTCAAGTACGACGGTGTCGAGTACCTGATCCTCCGGGAAAGCGATATCTTAGCCGTGCTGGAAAAGTAAGTGGGCCATAGCCCGCAAGATACTTAATTAACGGGGAGGTAACCTGACGTGGCGAAAGACATTATTTTCCGCGAGGATGCACGCCGGGCAATGCTTCGCGGCGTCGACGCTTTGGCCGATGCGGTGAGGGTGACCCTGGGGCCGAAGGGCCGGAACGTAGTCTTGGAGAAGAAGTTCGGTTCTCCGCTGATCACCAATGACGGCGTGACCATCGCGAAGGAGATTGAGTTGGAAAACCCCTTTGAGAATATGGGGGCCCAGCTGGTCAAAGAAGTGGCCACGAAGACGAACGATGTGGCCGGTGACGGAACCACCACGGCCACGGTGTTGGCCCAGGCGATTATTCAGGAAGGACTGAAAAACGTCACCGCCGGTGCGAACCCCATGGCGCTGAAGCGAGGCATTGAGAAAGCGGTTAAAGCGGCGGTGGACGAGATCGCCCGGGTTGCGAAACCCATCGAAGGGCGAGAGAGCATCGCCCAGGTGGCGGCGATTTCCGCCGGGGATGATGAGATCGGTGCTCTGATCGCCGACGCCATGGAGAAGGTCGGGAAAGACGGCGTCATTACGGTGGAGGAATCCAAGGGCTTCGGCACCGAGCTCGAGATCGTGGAAGGGATGCAGTTTGACCGCGGCTACATTTCGCCCTATATGATCACCGACACCGACAAGATGGAAGCAGTTCTCGAGGAGCCGTACCTTCTGATCACCGATAAGAAGGTCAGCAACATCCAGGAGATCCTGCCGGTGCTGGAGCGGGTCGTGCAATCCGGCCGTCCGCTGTTGCTCATCGCTGAGGACGTGGAAGGGGAAGCTCTGGCGACGCTGGTGGTCAACAAGCTGCGGGGCACCTTTACTGCCGTGGCGGTGAAGGCGCCGGGCTTCGGCGATCGCCGCAAAGCGATGCTTCAGGACATCGCGATCCTGACCGGCGGCCAAGTGATCAGCGAAGAGCTCGGCCTGGAATTGAAGAATACCTCTCTGCAGCAGCTCGGTCGGGCGCGGCAAGTGCGGGTAACGAAGGAAAACACCATCATCGTGGACGGCGCCGGAGACAAAAAAGAAATCGACGGGCGCATTAACCAGATCAAAGTGCAACTGGAGGAGACGACCTCCGATTTTGACCGCGAGAAACTGCAAGAGCGCTTGGCGAAGTTGGCCGGCGGTGTTGCGGTGATCAAGGTGGGGGCGGCTACCGAGACGGAGATGAAGGAAAAGAAGCTCCGCATTGAGGATGCTCTCAACTCCACCCGGGCGGCGGTGGAGGAAGGGATTGTCCCGGGCGGCGGCACGGCCCTCGTGAACGTCATTCCGGCCCTCGATGCCCTTACCGTGGAAGGCGACGAGCTGACGGGGGTGAACATTGTGCGCCGGGCGCTGGAAGCGCCGGTCCGGCAGATCGCGGACAACGCTGGGCTGGAGGGCTCCGTCGTGGTGGAGCGGCTCAAGAAAGAGTCGGCTGGAATCGGCTTCAACGCCGCCACCGGCGAGTGGGTGGACATGATCAAAGCCGGCATCGTCGATCCGGCGAAGGTCACCCGCTCGGCGCTTCAGAACGCCGCCAGCGTCGCGGCCATGGTTCTGACCACCGAGGCTTTGGTGGCCGACAAGCCGGAGAAAGAGAAGCCCGCGCCGAACATGGGTGGAGCCGGCATGGACATGATGTGATCCGGCGCCGGGCGCCGGAAGCGCGAAAAGGCGGGAATCCCTTGCAACCGGGGTTTCCGCCTCTTCTCATTTGGCAGCACTCATCAGGTTATGGGATGGCGGCTTATTGCGAAAGGCGAGTTGGTCCGTGACCGGGATGGTGGCAGCTGGTGTTCAGTTGTCACCTCGCACCCCTCCCGTCATCGTGGAAAACTGAGCCAAGACGGGTAGCTGTGCAGAAGAGGGGTCACGTTTACCGGGGAGGAGGCCGCATCAGTTGAACTTGGGATTAGACACACGAAATACGATCTTGGAAGTCCTGGGCATTGACATTGTGGAGGTGGGCGCGGAACGGGTGATTGCCACGATGCCCGTCACAGCGGCCACCAAGCAGCCCGCCGGCATTTTGCACGGGGGTGCCTCCGTGGTGTTGGCGGAGACCGTGGCCACTCTCGGAACATGGAACCTGATTGACCAGGAAAGTCAGCAGGCGGTAGGCATAGAGATCAACGCCAATCACATACGCAGTAAATCGGACGGTGTGGTGACCGCCACAGGTGTCCCGTTGCACCGCGGCCGATCGACCATGGTCTGGGATATTAAGATTACCGACGAAGATGGGAAATTGATCTGTGTGTCACGGTGCACGACGGCCATCCTGAACAAAAAATAGTGTCTGAAAATAAGGCGCCGAAGGCAGGGCGGGAGGCCAACCGGGGCGGTGGACTGATTAAATTCTCAAGAGGCCCGGCGCCGTCGGATATCGTGAGTTGGCTCAGTTTTCGGGTAAGGGTCCTCGGTGAATAAGCCGGGTTTTGGTGTCCCATGACACCGGACCCGGCTTTTTTTATCCCTGCCTTTGTGGACGCTCTCGCACTCTGTTTCTTCATTCGACCCGGTGGCGCCCGGCGGTGGGCTGCTGACGGTTCAGTTTTGGAGTTGGCCTACCGGCTTTGGAGCTGACGCCATCCCCAAAGCCGGGGGAAGAGTCGTATAGAGGAAATCCCGGCTTTGGTGCTGAATCAAAAGAGGAGAAAGCGAGGAAAAGAGGTCTCCCATTGAAAGCTGCCCGAAAGAACCCCCTTCGGATTGACCACCGGCCATGGACGCCTGGGCATGATGAGTTATCGATCGTATCGTCAGGTGTTCCGTGCCATGCATACACAAAAACACTTCTTTCCCCTGTGAGGCTTGATTCCAGTCCTGTACATGTGAGAAGGCAAAGGATTGTGAATAAATGTAAATCGGGGGGGGGGGGGGTTAATCACCCAAAAAAACCATTTAATAGAAATCCGCAGGCTTTCGTCTTGACGGCCAGGTCTCCTCCTTTGACCACGAAGCGTCATTACCTGGGAATCAATCCGGAAACCATCTTGGTTAAGGTCAAAGAAGGAGGATTGAATAATGTTCGGATTATTTAGGCATATCAATGTGTCGACAAAATTGCTCCTATCGTCCCTCGCCAGCCTTGTGGCCCTGCTCGCCGTGGGCATCATGGGAGGTATTAGCCTGGCGAATATGGACGCACAATTGCAAAGGATGTACAGCGGTAATGTGCTTGGTATCGAAAAAGCCGGCGACGCGGAACGAGCGGTCCGGCGTATAGCGGTGGCTTCCGCCGATTATGTGCTGGCGGATCCCGCCGACCGAAGCTCAGTGCGTCAGGACATCCAGAACTATGATGCCGACTTTGCAAAAGCGATCGAAGAATACCTGCCCATCATTGTCCGGCCGCAGGAGCGCGACATCATCAATCGCCTCCGGCAAGCCTACGGCGGGTACATGCAGGCTGTCAACCAGCTTGTTGCCGCCCAGAATTCCGACCTGGCGATGCAGGTGCTTCACCAGCAGGTCACTCCCAAGCGTACGGAAGTCAACAATGTGATTGCGGAACTGGTGCAGTCGAACGCCCAAATGGCAGAAGACATCAAAAAAGAAGCTGACGCCATGTATCGCAGAGTTCAGTTCACCTTCGTCATTGTGATCGTGGCGGGGGTTGGTCTCAGCCTGGGGCTAAATCTGCTCGTTTCCCGTACGATCACCAAGCCCTTGGCCTTGGTTACCGCGGCTGCCGGAAGAGTGGCCGAGGGCGACTTGCGCGGAGAAACCGTAACCGTCAACACCCGGGACGAAATTGGGCGGCTTACGGACTCCTTTAATCAGATGGCCGGGAACCTGAAGTCCCTGCTTCGGCAAATCGCCGACGCCGCGGAAAGCGTCGCGTCCGCCTCGGAGGAGATGAGCGCCGGCACCGAGCAAAGCAGCCAAGCTGTTGCGGAAGTCAGCCAAGCGTCGCAGGAACTGGCTGCCGGAGCCGGTCTGCAAAGCCGGAAGGTGCAGGACACCATGGCCTCGACTGAGGAATTCTCCGCGGCCATCCAGCAGATCGCCTCCACCGCCCAGCAGGTGGCGGCCGCAGCCCAAGTGACCAGCCGGCGAGCTGAAGACGGAGACCAGGCCATGCGACGGGCCGGGGCGGAAATGGACAAAATCACTACTTCGAGCAGAGAGATATCCGGGATGATTAACGAGTTGGGGAATCGGTCCCAGGCCATCGGCCAGATCGTGGACTTGATCAGCGGCATCGCCAACCAAACGAATCTCTTGGCCTTGAACGCTGCCATTGAGGCTGCGCGAGTAGGGGAGCATGGCCGAGGTTTTGCCGTGGTGGCCGATGAGGTGCGCAAGCTCGCGGAGCAGTCCGGGCAGGCGGCCCAGGACATCGCGGACCTCATCCGTCAAGTCCAGGAAGACACCTCGAAGGCGGTGGAGGCCATGGAAAGCAACGCCCAAGTGGTGGAAAGCGGTTGGCGGGTGATCACAGAAGGAGCAGGGGCTTTCCAACAAATCAAGGAGGACGTGAACAGCGTCTCCCGTCAGATCCAGGAAGTTTCCCGCTCCACCGAAGAACTGGCCAAAGGGAGCGAAGAAATCGTCAACGCGATTACGGCCATCGGTGAAATCGCACAGCATGTGTCCGAAGCCAGCCAAAGTGTGGCTGCCGGCGCCGAGGAGCAGTCGGCTTCCATTGAAGAGCTGGCATCCTCTGCTGAATTCCTGGCCAACCTTGGACAGCAACTGCAACAGGCAGTTTTAAAGTTCAAGCTGTAAAGAGGTCACGGGAACAAGTGAATGATTCTCAGGCATATCGCAGACCAGACAATCGGCCGTGTATCTGGGGCTTGAACAATCTGTGAACATTCACCGGAGCCGGTGGTTGACAGGCCGCGCATTCGGCAGTAGACTATCTTCACCGGAACCCCGCCACGGGGAGAGAGATCTCTTGGACAACGCAGGGCCCTAAGGGTCGGAGAGTTCGTCATTTCCTTATAATTACATAAGCTGGCAACGGGTGCCCGCGGCCATCGGTCCTGATGGACGTTTGGCTCGGGAAAACGGGAAGTCGGGTGGAAATCCCGCGCGGTCCCGCCACTGTAACGAGGAACTGCCTTACAAGACGCCACTGGGGAACCGGGAAGGCGTAAGGCGGTGATGAATCGAAGCCAGGATACCGGCCCGTTGCTATGAGAACTCAACCCTACGAGGCATAGGGGGTGGTTCAACGCGAGGCGATCGCGCCGCTCTTTGCGCGGTCTTCCCGGATTAATGCCGGAACCCGCGGCGACTGTCCGGGGAGCACAAGGGCAAGCTTTTGAGCGGCGGTGAACGGTCCGGATGTTTGCTAACCCCTTAACACGTTCGTGGTTAAGGGGTTTTGCTATGTCTCGATGCAAAACAGAGTGTCGAAGATTTGAGGGGGTGTGAAGATGGTCGGGTGGGGTGTTCTCATTCTGTTGATGGTCCTTTGGCTTCCGCGCCAAGCTTATGCCATGCACATTATGGAGGGCTATCTTCCCTTGGGATGGTGTCTTTTTTGGGCGGCACTGTGCCTGCCGGCACTCATCCTCGGGACTCGTTCCTTACAAAAACAAGTCGGGGACAATCTGAGGATGAAGCTTGTATTGGCGCTTTCGGCAGCTTTTGCCTTCGTGCTTTCGGCTCTCAAACTCCCGTCGGTCACAGGGAGCAGCTCACATCCGACCGGAGTGGGTCTGGGGGCTGTTTTGTTCGGTCCCATGGCCATGAGTGTCGTCGGTTGCATCATCCTCTTGTTTCAAGCCTTGCTGTTGGCCCATGGTGGCATCACGACTCTTGGCGCCAACACGTTCTCCATGGCCGTTGTCGGCCCCACTGTGTCGTATGTTGTCTTTCGCATATTCCAGAAATCCGGATTCGGGAGGGGAGTGGCCGTATTTCTGGCAGCGGCCCTGGGCGACCTCTCTACATATCTGACGACCTCACTGCAGTTGGCTTTGGCGTTTCCCGCTCCAATCGGAGGCGTGGCGTCATCGTTTTGGAAATTCGCCTCGATTTTTGCCGTCACCCAGGTTCCGCTCGCCGTCAGCGAAGGACTGCTCACGGTCATCATGGTGAACTGGGTGATGAAATACAGTCCTGAGGTGCTGAGCCGAGCGATGAACCTGCCTGAGGAGGGACACCATGAGGCATAAAAATCATCGGCGATGGGGGAAAAATGCGTTTCTCGGTTTACTGGCGGCGGCTCTAGCGGCATTGCCGCTGTTGATTCCCAGAACAGCGGAGTTTCAAGGAGCGGACGATCGAGGGAAGGAGATGGTGCACCAACTCGATCCCAACTACCGTCCTTGGTTTTCTCCCTTGTGGGAACCCCCCGGCAGTGAGATCGAGAGTTTGCTGTTTTCTCTCCAGGCAGCCTTGGGCGCCGGGGTTATCGGCTATTCCATCGGGTATCTTCATGCCCGCAGAAGGGATCGCCATGAGTCCGATTGATCAATGGGCACATGCCAACCGGTGGCGCCGGCTCCATCCGATGCAGAAAGCCCTGTTTGCCGCCGGCCTGGGAGCGGGTGCGTTTGTCTTTCCGACGCCAGTCGCGGCGATCATACCTGTGATCGCCGGACTTTTTCTGCGGTATGGAGCCGGGATCCCCGCAGCTGTATTCCTTCGATTCTTAGCGCTGCCGTTGTCGTTTTTGTCGCTCGGTGCGATTCCGCTGTTGGTTCAAGTGCAGCCTTCAGGCCCTTCCCCTCTTTGGACGATGGATGGGGGGGCCGGCTGGTGGATTGGAGTGACCGGAGAAAGCGTCCGGATGGCGGTGGCCGTGTGGGTCAGGGCGCTCGCAGTAACCTCTTCGATGTACGTCCTGGCGCTCACCACGCCGGTACCGGATCTCGTGGGCTTGTTGCGCCGCATGAAAGTGCCCGAGATTCTCTTGGAAGTGATGCACCTCATGTATCGCTATTTGTTTGTTCTCATGGAAATGGCTCAGCAAACGCATGTGGCTCAGTCCGCTCGACTGGGATATCGGTCATGGAGCCGGAGCTTGTCTTCCCTTGGTCGTCTGGGGGCGGCGTTGGCCGTCAAGAGCCGCCTGGAGGTGGAGGATCTGCACCGAACGCTGATCTCGCGGGGGTACCGCGGGCAACTGACCGTCCTGTCGCCTCCGTTTACGGTGTGTCTCAAAACCGCCGCCTGGATGGGTGCGGCGGGGGTGGGTCTGGCGGTTGCCGCCTGGGTTGTGGGGGGGCGTTGACATGGAGGAGCCGACCTTCCTGCTAGAAGGTGTCGAGTACAACTATGAAGATGGGACTCCGGGTTTGCAAGGCGTGTCGCTGGGCATTGAACGCGGGAAAAAAGTCGCTTTCCTCGGCCCCAATGGTGCGGGAAAATCGACGTTATTCCTGCATTTGAACGGGATTTTGCGCCCGTTTCGCGGTCGAATCTTTTTTCAGGGGAAGGAGGTTCGGTACGCCCGCAAAGAGCTTGCTCGGCTGCGAACCAAGGTCGGGATCGTCTTTCAGAACCCGGATCGACAAGTGGTGATCGGTCATGTATGGGAGGATGTATCTTTTGGACCGATGAACCTGGGGTTGTCCCCGCCTGAAGTTGAGGGGCGGGTGGAGGAAGCGTTGAAGGTCACGGGACTTTGGGATCTGCGGGACAAGGCGGTGCATCTCCTCAGTTACGGCCAGAAAAAACGGGTTGCGTTAGCCGGGATTTTGGCCATGAGACCGGAAGTGATGATTCTCGATGAGCCCACCGCTTCCCTGGACCCCGGGCAGGTCCACTCTTTGCTCGAATTGTTGGAGTGTTTACACCGCCAAGGGATCCAAATCGTTTTGTCGACGCACGATGTCGATTTTGCCTATGCGTGGGCGGATTGGGTCGTGATCATGCATGCCGGGCGCGTACTCGCCGAGGGCTTGCCGAAGGAAGTGTTCAGTGACACGGATATTCTGAAACGCGCATCTCTGACAAAACCTGTGCTGTGGAGGGTCTGGGAGCAGTTGAACCGAGCGGGAGTGTATGTTGGCGGGCCCCCCAGAACGGTGGAAGAATTGTCTATCCATGTCGCCCGAGCGGCGACCGATGGGCGTGCGTCCTGCGGATCATGAGGGAATCAAGGAAAGGTGCGAATCACATGTTCACCGATTCGGAAAGACAAGCGATTTACAAAGTCATCCGCACTCGCCGTGATGTTCGATCGTTTCTACCCGACCCCATTCCACAGGAAAAGATCGATCGCATATTGGAGGCAGCCCATCATGCGCCCTCGGTGGGCTTTATGCAGCCGTGGAATTTTATCTTAATCACAGACCAAGAAGTGAAAGAGCGTTTGTCTTGGGCTGCTGACAAGGAACGCCGCGCCCTTGCGATTCACTATGAAGACGACCGGAAGGATCTTTTTCTCAGTCTCAAGGTGGAGGCATTGCGGGAAGCCCCACTGACCATTTGTGTAACCTGCGATCCGACCCGGGGGGGC is from Kyrpidia tusciae DSM 2912 and encodes:
- the tsaE gene encoding tRNA (adenosine(37)-N6)-threonylcarbamoyltransferase complex ATPase subunit type 1 TsaE yields the protein MGAGVGEPPLTERGTADLEAWRTTTRSPGETRALGRLLGKMAKPQTSVCLFGDLGAGKTTFVKGLAEGLGISGPVTSPTFTIVSEYQGRLPLYHVDVYRLGEAAAEEPLGLEEYFEGNGVAAVEWAEWVEPLLPDDRLTIRIERAGEANARVVEMAASGPRHRALLREVIRRWSDWQSTPRQQP
- the tsaB gene encoding tRNA (adenosine(37)-N6)-threonylcarbamoyltransferase complex dimerization subunit type 1 TsaB — its product is MVRLAIDTATAALSMAVEESGSILAEAVLQLGRDHSVYILPWLERVLAGAGKGPADLNRVVVGVGPGSYTGVRVGVTVAKTLGWALGIPVVPVSTLSGLAGRGRFFDGVVVPMVDARRERVYAAWFTGGRKGGVVRESPDRVWPVAELAERLAEDGRAVLALGDGGMRYAPIWRERLGGRLRLAPPDQFGVRAADLLAAEEASGDQGPLLGNAVHGLVPQYLQLAEAEARWRDRQH
- the rimI gene encoding ribosomal protein S18-alanine N-acetyltransferase, with the translated sequence MAGSSALIIRPMRTTDLDRIQEIERASFTVPWSRNAFYGELADNHFARYIVAQRGDLVVGYAGMWLILDEAHITNIAVHPAARRQHVGETLLRYAMAYARSQGAMRMTLEVRVSNAPAQHLYRKLGFTAKGVRRGYYTDNHEDAIIMWAELAQFDGRIDPEAEAGAAAPGDSVPGFGREVRGPGPGVKSSPGKNDGEREKSAEDRREGRRPGDAGEV
- the tsaD gene encoding tRNA (adenosine(37)-N6)-threonylcarbamoyltransferase complex transferase subunit TsaD → MLGKTGAEVREGDREKGLILAVETSCDETAASVVEGGTRIRSNIVSSQIAIHRRFGGVVPEVASRGHVEQITAVMAAALEDAGVHPRDLAAVAVTYGPGLVGALLVGLMAAKTFAWVHGLPLIGVHHIVGHLFAHRLAGGPEPPWLALVVSGGHTELIHIPNDHTFEVLGRTRDDAAGEAFDKTARALGLPYPGGPQIDALASSGDPERYAFPRSWLEEDSLDFSFSGLKTAVLNLLNDAHRRGDEVRPEDVAASFQAAVVEVLVEKTVRAVRRYPGVPVVVAGGVAANSTLRREMDRRAEEEGFLWSAPPLALCTDNAAMIAAAAWPRLSRGWFHGMDLNARANLGLEAWAAGDGVAAFPPHDPPDGRRRH
- a CDS encoding 5-formyltetrahydrofolate cyclo-ligase, whose product is MDKGAWRRRLLQWRDDLGARDREKREAALAAWATRWLGGMPPGILMAYAAIRSEVNLKSVVEWAWNHGWTVAFPRVEESHRISAVAADSWEALSPGAFGIPEPTGPALSPGDLDVIVVPGAAFDRLGRRLGYGQGFYDRFLPQVPQAKVVGAAFAEQWVDALPADPHDVPVQYVLTEYGVWSVQDRGFVDLGGGTTGERG
- the tatC gene encoding twin-arginine translocase subunit TatC, with translation MEAPQDQPKTFVEHLAELRKLLIQTLIVFVIALGVAFSYVDRVLVWLEIPAVRAGLGRPMVLGAGEVVRVYFMLAGVTALGVTLPFLLLQIWRFVAPGLTPRERRAALAYIPMALFIFLAGVSFGYFLVFPTVFRFLIRLGAEQFNVQITAGNYFGFMINLIVPLGLVFELPLVTMFLTRLGIVTPATLGKMRKYAYLVLVIIGAMITPPDFVSHLSVTIPMILLYELSVTVSKWVWARRQKNPDDPVEN
- the groES gene encoding co-chaperone GroES, which produces MIKPLADRVVIRPVEKEEKTASGIVLPDTAKEKPQEGEVVAVGPGRMEEGRRVEMEVKVGDRVIYSKYAGTEVKYDGVEYLILRESDILAVLEK